One Malaclemys terrapin pileata isolate rMalTer1 chromosome 7, rMalTer1.hap1, whole genome shotgun sequence genomic region harbors:
- the HYAL3 gene encoding hyaluronidase-3, with protein sequence MLGRGVHSGRKQEGVWTRHSCRTSTMTLGLTVWPWVLFCLGAILPLRGCSWESASAGPLLQHEPFVVVWNMPTARCYQRFGVALPLEDYDIVENQGNAFQGQNMTIFYKNKFGLYPYISPEGEHHNGGIPQKVRLKQHLERAAAAITQLLQPDFHGLAVVDWEEWRPLWKRNWGPKAVYKEASEQWVRERFPEMRAKKRVYLAELEFEGAAQELMERTLALGKELRPWGLWGFYRFPDCFNDNWTKGGNYTGECHAMEVLRNNRLMWLWEASTALYPSIYLPPKLPLAKRQSYVHHRLQEAFRVARFGLEQPLPVIAYSRVSYRHSARYLSEADLVHTIGESAALGAIGLALWGDKSYSRSAESCRSLRRYIINTLGPYVVNVTSAAQLCSRQLCHGHGRCVRQRPDELGAFLHLSPQQWGVDPMLNNYVGMDEPGQRAWGQFCCRCYHGWTGVSCEKPGWTEPIRGPDCIARAHHPDICSTVWDRNTVGSQICPKSAYERKMELR encoded by the exons GGTGTTCATTCAggaaggaagcaggagggggTCTGGACCAGACATAGTTGCAGAACGTCCACCATGACTCTGGGCCTAACTGTCTGGCCCTGGGTCCTGTTCTGCCTCGGAGCCATCCTGCCCTTGAGAGGGTGCAGTTGGGAGAGTGCATCCGCCGGCCCCCTTCTCCAGCACGAGCCGTTTGTGGTGGTGTGGAACATGCCCACAGCCCGGTGCTACCAGCGCTTTGGGGTTGCCCTGCCTCTCGAGGACTACGACATCGTGGAGAACCAAGGCAATGCATTCCAGGGCCAGAACATGACCATCTTCTACAAGAACAAGTTTGGACTCTACCCCTACATCTCCCCGGAGGGCGAGCACCACAATGGGGGGATCCCCCAGAAAGTCCGTCTCAAGCAGCACCTAGAGAGGGCTGCGGCAGCGATCACTCAGCTCCTGCAGCCAGACTTCCACGGACTGGCCGTGGTCGACTGGGAGGAGTGGAGGCCGCTGTGGAAACGGAACTGGGGCCCCAAGGCAGTGTACAAGGAGGCCTCTGAGCAGTGGGTCCGGGAGAGGTTCCCAGAGATGCGTGCCAAGAAGCGAGTCTACTTGGCCGAGTTAGAGTTCGAGGGAGCAGCCCAGGAGCTCATGGAGAGGACGCTGGCACTGGGGAAAGAGCTGAGGCCCTGGGGTTTGTGGGGCTTCTACAGGTTCCCTGACTGTTTCAACGATAACTGGACGAAGGGGGGGAATTACACGGGGGAGTGCCATGCCATGGAGGTGCTGCGGAACAATCGGCTCATGTGGCTCTGGGAGGCCTCCACCGCCCTCTACCCGAGCATCTACCTCCCACCCAAGCTTCCGCTGGCCAAGCGCCAGAGCTACGTTCACCACCGCCTGCAAGAGGCCTTCCGCGTGGCACGGtttggcctggagcagcccctgccggTGATAGCATACTCCCGAGTCTCCTATCGGCACTCCGCCAGGTACCTGTCCGAG GCTGACCTGGTCCATACGATCGGGGAGAGCGCGGCGCTCGGTGCCATCGGCCTGGCACTGTGGGGGGACAAATCCTACTCCCGTTCAGCT GAGAGCTGCAGGAGCCTCCGCCGTTACATCATCAACACCTTGGGGCCCTACGTGGTGAACGTGACGTCAGCGGCCCAGCTGTGCAGCCGCCAGCTGTGTCATGGGCATGGACGGTGTGTGAGGCAACGCCCCGACGAGCTGGGAGCCTTCCTGCACCTCAGCCCGCAGCAGTGGGGAGTGGATCCCATGCTGAACAACTATGTGGGCATGGACGAGCCGGGCCAGAGGGCATGGGGGCAGTTCTGCTGCCGCTGCTACCACGGGTGGACGGGAGTTAGCTGTGAGAAGCCGGGGTGGACTGAGCCCATCAGGGGTCCGGACTGCATTGCGCGGGCCCATCATCCTGACATCTGCAGCACAGTGTGGGACAGAAACACTGTGGGCTCCCAGATCTGCCCTAAGTCTGCCTATGAGAGGAAGATGGAGCTCAGGTGA